A genomic segment from Luteolibacter flavescens encodes:
- a CDS encoding nucleotidyltransferase domain-containing protein, whose amino-acid sequence MAGFRPHGGGMEDAIQALLDRIERQHGVTIPYACESGSRAWGFASPDSDYDIRFIFVRQEQTYLSVLDGMESIDLPLEEGDLDAGGWDVRKAVRLLGRSNGALVEWLHSPVVYRCEPGFRERWQSTARAVFSPRASRDHYHGLARQMVLGKLADEQVRAKDYLYALRATLCARWIAAGKGIPPVAFAELVPDAPEEIRALIPALLEHKARTSEGERMPRLPALDDFLTASLAEQVHTPGKPVDTEPLDALLRAEIRRPSHVMKPADFTLERVRGHDLLLLDTVAGSHAYGTAIAGSDEDRRGVFAAPRSFLLGLDEIEQVADERSDQVYYELGHFVSLLLKNNPNALELLAMPDDCIRHRHPLFGWLEPEIFLSKLCAKTFGEYAMGQIRKARGLNKKIVNPEPEQRRAMLDFCHVPEGQGSTPVLDWLAARGMSPRECGITAVQHAAGMFAIYHEPSSSDPRGIVSPRDPDTLIFSSVPREAVPVGWMHFNRDAFQAHCKAHREYWEWVGQRNEERYATNASHGRGYDSKNLMHTLRLLDMAGEIATEGVLRIRRPNREYLLRVRSGEFAYEDLVARAEEQLAGVQAAFEKSDLPDQPDRARVEALLVAIREGFHG is encoded by the coding sequence ATGGCAGGTTTCAGGCCCCATGGCGGTGGCATGGAAGACGCCATCCAAGCACTGCTCGACCGCATCGAACGCCAGCATGGCGTGACGATCCCCTATGCCTGCGAGTCCGGGAGCCGCGCATGGGGCTTCGCCTCGCCGGACAGCGACTACGATATCCGCTTCATCTTCGTGCGGCAGGAGCAGACCTATCTCTCCGTGCTGGATGGCATGGAGTCGATCGACCTGCCGCTGGAGGAGGGCGATCTGGATGCCGGAGGGTGGGACGTGCGGAAGGCAGTGCGGCTGCTGGGGAGGAGCAATGGCGCGCTGGTCGAGTGGCTGCACTCGCCGGTGGTGTATCGCTGCGAGCCCGGCTTCCGCGAGCGCTGGCAAAGTACGGCACGCGCCGTATTTTCACCCCGGGCCTCGCGGGACCACTACCACGGCCTGGCACGGCAGATGGTGCTGGGAAAGCTGGCGGACGAGCAGGTGCGGGCAAAGGACTACCTCTACGCGCTGCGGGCCACGCTGTGCGCCCGCTGGATCGCCGCGGGAAAGGGCATCCCTCCCGTGGCATTCGCGGAGCTGGTGCCGGACGCTCCGGAGGAGATCCGCGCGCTGATCCCCGCACTGCTGGAGCACAAGGCGCGGACCTCCGAGGGCGAGCGGATGCCGCGACTGCCGGCGCTGGATGATTTCCTCACGGCCTCGCTGGCCGAGCAGGTCCACACGCCCGGGAAGCCCGTGGATACGGAGCCGCTGGATGCGCTGCTGCGCGCGGAGATCCGCCGCCCGTCGCACGTGATGAAGCCCGCGGACTTCACTCTGGAGCGCGTGCGCGGGCACGATCTGCTGCTGCTCGACACGGTGGCAGGCAGCCACGCCTACGGCACCGCCATCGCGGGCTCCGACGAGGACCGGCGCGGGGTCTTCGCGGCACCGCGGTCATTCCTGCTCGGGCTGGACGAGATCGAGCAGGTGGCCGACGAGCGCAGCGACCAGGTTTACTACGAGCTCGGGCACTTCGTCTCGCTGCTGCTGAAGAACAATCCGAACGCGCTGGAGCTGCTCGCGATGCCGGACGATTGCATCCGCCACCGGCACCCGCTCTTCGGGTGGCTGGAGCCGGAGATCTTCCTGTCGAAACTGTGTGCGAAGACCTTCGGCGAATACGCCATGGGCCAGATCCGCAAGGCGCGCGGGCTGAACAAGAAGATCGTGAACCCCGAGCCGGAACAGCGGCGCGCGATGCTGGACTTCTGCCACGTGCCGGAGGGCCAGGGCAGCACGCCCGTGCTCGACTGGCTGGCGGCACGCGGGATGAGCCCGCGCGAATGCGGCATCACCGCGGTGCAACACGCGGCGGGGATGTTCGCGATCTACCATGAACCTAGTAGCAGCGATCCGCGCGGCATCGTTTCTCCGCGGGATCCCGACACGCTCATCTTCAGCAGCGTGCCGAGGGAGGCCGTGCCGGTCGGGTGGATGCACTTCAACCGCGATGCCTTCCAGGCGCACTGCAAGGCCCACCGCGAATACTGGGAGTGGGTGGGCCAGCGGAATGAGGAGCGCTATGCGACGAATGCCAGCCACGGCCGCGGCTATGACTCGAAGAACCTGATGCACACGCTGCGCCTGCTCGACATGGCCGGGGAGATCGCGACGGAAGGCGTGCTGCGCATCCGCCGGCCGAACCGCGAGTATCTGCTGCGGGTGCGGTCGGGCGAATTTGCCTACGAGGACCTGGTGGCACGGGCCGAGGAGCAATTGGCCGGGGTGCAGGCGGCATTTGAAAAGAGTGACCTGCCCGATCAGCCGGACCGGGCGCGGGTGGAGGCCCTGCTGGTGGCGATCCGCGAGGGATTCCACGGATGA
- the rlmN gene encoding 23S rRNA (adenine(2503)-C(2))-methyltransferase RlmN, with the protein MLPALTGYDPAALEAYLAAEGQPAFRAGQILDWIWKKKAASVDAMSNLPAALREKLTSGFRLHALEHAITNGSADTTRKFLFKLHDGRYVESVLIPANPALYGEKSDRRTLCVSSQVGCAYGCKFCASGLAGFSRNLEPAEIAGQVLMAERLSGERVDNLVFMGMGEPLANLDNLLAAISIITSPWGLHLGARHLTISTSGLVPQIRRLAEHPQQIRLAISLHGATDDVRGQIMPVNKKWGTAELFDALDYWNSRKKQHLTLEYILIEGVNDDLEQARILASHARRLKAKVNLIPYNTVDGLDWKRPSEAQCRAFRDILKNAGVAATLRLEKGHDIAAACGQLRLKQETEEGIIEAPMKVR; encoded by the coding sequence GTGCTCCCCGCGCTGACCGGCTACGACCCCGCCGCCCTGGAGGCCTATCTGGCCGCCGAGGGCCAACCTGCATTCCGCGCCGGGCAGATCCTCGACTGGATCTGGAAGAAGAAGGCCGCCTCGGTCGATGCCATGAGCAATCTGCCCGCGGCCCTGCGCGAGAAGCTCACCTCCGGCTTTCGCCTGCACGCGCTGGAGCATGCGATCACAAATGGCAGCGCGGACACCACGCGGAAGTTCCTCTTCAAGCTCCACGACGGCCGCTACGTCGAGAGCGTGCTCATCCCGGCGAATCCGGCGCTCTATGGCGAGAAGTCGGACCGCCGGACGCTGTGCGTCTCCTCGCAGGTGGGCTGCGCTTACGGGTGCAAGTTCTGCGCCTCGGGCCTCGCGGGATTCTCGCGGAATCTGGAGCCCGCGGAGATCGCCGGGCAGGTCCTGATGGCCGAGCGCCTCTCCGGCGAGCGCGTGGACAATCTCGTCTTCATGGGCATGGGCGAGCCGCTGGCGAATCTGGACAACCTGCTCGCCGCCATCTCCATCATCACCTCGCCGTGGGGCCTGCACCTCGGCGCGCGGCACCTCACGATCTCCACCTCCGGCCTCGTCCCGCAGATCCGCAGGCTGGCCGAGCACCCGCAGCAGATCCGCCTCGCGATCTCGCTGCACGGCGCCACCGATGACGTGCGCGGCCAGATCATGCCGGTGAACAAGAAGTGGGGCACCGCCGAACTCTTCGACGCGCTCGACTACTGGAACTCCCGGAAGAAGCAGCACCTCACGCTGGAGTACATCCTCATCGAGGGCGTGAATGACGATCTCGAGCAGGCACGCATCCTCGCGAGCCACGCGCGCCGTCTGAAGGCGAAGGTGAATCTGATCCCTTACAACACGGTCGATGGCCTCGACTGGAAGCGTCCGTCCGAAGCGCAGTGCCGCGCCTTCCGCGACATCCTGAAGAACGCCGGCGTCGCCGCGACGCTGCGCCTGGAAAAAGGCCACGACATCGCCGCCGCCTGCGGCCAGCTCCGCCTGAAGCAGGAGACCGAGGAAGGCATCATCGAGGCCCCCATGAAGGTCCGCTGA
- a CDS encoding metallophosphoesterase family protein, with amino-acid sequence MITRRTLLKNSALAASAFALPLQAEEKAGKKLRIGLISDVHKDLVPDADERLKAFIDKMNAESVDAVMQLGDFCTPKPANQGFLDLFHSFRGPHYHVMGNHDTDGGFTRDHTVAFWGMESRHYSFDLGGYHFIVLDANDRPADWKSGYPRSIAADQIEWLRKDLEATRLNTFVFSHQSLERPNCITNQQDVRVVLEAAKTPDGKRKVAGCFNGHWHIDHAREIGGIPYIHINSASYFYMGGVKNDSVDPELAKKFPILTVSANYEGPLYTVLEIDPAAGTFTLRGMESAWRGKSPKEIAPTRENEVGAWARPSITAGKWDLA; translated from the coding sequence ATGATCACCCGCCGCACGCTCCTGAAAAATTCCGCACTCGCCGCTTCCGCCTTTGCCCTGCCCCTGCAGGCGGAGGAGAAGGCCGGGAAGAAACTCCGCATCGGCCTCATCTCCGATGTCCACAAGGACCTCGTACCGGACGCGGACGAGCGCCTGAAGGCCTTCATCGACAAGATGAACGCGGAGTCCGTGGACGCGGTGATGCAGCTCGGCGACTTCTGCACGCCGAAGCCGGCGAACCAGGGATTCCTCGATCTCTTCCACTCCTTCCGCGGCCCGCACTACCACGTGATGGGAAATCACGATACGGACGGTGGATTCACCCGGGACCATACGGTGGCCTTCTGGGGGATGGAGAGCCGCCATTACTCCTTCGACCTCGGCGGATATCACTTCATCGTGCTGGATGCGAATGACCGTCCGGCGGATTGGAAGAGCGGCTACCCGCGGTCCATCGCCGCGGACCAGATCGAGTGGCTGCGGAAGGACCTCGAAGCCACGCGGCTGAATACCTTCGTCTTTTCCCACCAGAGCCTGGAGCGGCCGAACTGCATCACGAACCAGCAGGACGTGCGCGTCGTGCTGGAGGCCGCGAAGACCCCGGACGGCAAGCGGAAGGTCGCCGGATGCTTCAATGGCCACTGGCACATCGACCACGCCCGCGAGATCGGCGGCATCCCGTACATCCACATCAATTCCGCGTCTTACTTCTACATGGGCGGCGTGAAGAATGACTCGGTCGATCCCGAGCTCGCCAAGAAATTCCCCATCCTCACCGTGAGCGCGAATTACGAAGGCCCGCTCTACACCGTGCTGGAGATCGATCCCGCGGCGGGCACCTTCACCCTCCGCGGGATGGAGTCGGCATGGCGCGGCAAGTCGCCGAAGGAGATCGCCCCCACGCGGGAGAACGAGGTGGGTGCCTGGGCGCGCCCCTCGATCACGGCGGGGAAGTGGGACCTGGCCTGA
- the typA gene encoding translational GTPase TypA has product MSLKIRNLAIIAHVDHGKTTLVDQLLQAGGTYRDNQAQQERAMDSMDLEKEKGITIKAKNTSIHWEGYTINIVDTPGHADFGAEVERVMKMVDGVLLVVDASGGPQAQTRFVLRKAMQEGLKPIVVVNKIDRPLATPMKVHDQVLELLLDLDADEEQFNAPFSYGSARDGYFMDSPDDERKDCVPLLKKIIEHIPAPKADPDAPFLMLVSNIEWDDYVGRVAVGKVLGGSVKKGDTVWLLREDGTKQQSKVMKTFSYSGLATTDSEGCSAGGIVGVAAGIDNVNIGETIAGTSDQEPLPFVAIDPPTVSMQFSINDGPLAGKEGKHVTSRAIRDRLMRELKTNISITVEDTDTSGVFNVSARGAMQIAVLVEQMRREGFEVLVSRPVVIFRKDDNGKILEPFETLYVEAPGDYTQGILKILMNRKGMMEHMDTEASGRVFIQACIPTRGLIGFETELVNLTSGHGIMSHLFKEYAPHAGEIQNRTTGTLVSMDSGAATPYSLQMLEERGVLFVAPGDAVYEGMLVGENPRVGDLPVNPVKEKHLDNMRSSGKDKTSKLTPAIRFSLERAIEYIDADELVEATPQNIRLRKRILDANARKRAAKGLNYEDRSNRG; this is encoded by the coding sequence ATGTCCCTGAAGATCCGCAACCTCGCCATTATCGCCCACGTTGACCACGGGAAAACCACCCTCGTCGATCAGCTCCTCCAAGCCGGCGGTACCTACCGCGACAACCAGGCGCAGCAGGAGCGCGCGATGGACTCGATGGACCTCGAAAAGGAAAAGGGCATCACCATCAAGGCCAAGAACACCTCCATTCACTGGGAAGGCTACACGATCAACATCGTCGATACCCCGGGCCACGCCGACTTCGGCGCCGAGGTGGAGCGCGTGATGAAGATGGTGGACGGCGTGCTCCTCGTGGTGGACGCCTCCGGCGGCCCGCAGGCGCAGACCCGCTTCGTGCTGCGCAAGGCGATGCAGGAAGGCCTCAAGCCGATCGTGGTGGTCAACAAGATCGACCGCCCGCTCGCCACCCCGATGAAGGTGCACGACCAGGTGCTGGAGCTCCTTCTCGACCTCGATGCCGATGAAGAGCAGTTCAATGCTCCCTTCAGCTACGGCTCCGCCCGTGACGGTTACTTCATGGACAGCCCCGATGACGAGCGGAAGGACTGCGTGCCTCTTCTCAAGAAGATCATCGAGCACATCCCCGCGCCAAAGGCCGATCCGGATGCTCCTTTCCTCATGCTCGTCTCGAACATCGAGTGGGACGACTACGTCGGCCGCGTCGCCGTGGGCAAGGTCCTCGGCGGCAGCGTGAAGAAGGGCGACACCGTCTGGCTGCTCCGCGAGGACGGCACCAAGCAGCAGTCGAAGGTGATGAAGACCTTCAGCTACTCCGGTCTCGCCACCACCGACTCCGAAGGCTGCAGCGCCGGTGGCATCGTGGGTGTCGCCGCAGGCATCGACAACGTGAACATCGGCGAAACCATCGCCGGCACCTCGGACCAGGAGCCGCTTCCCTTCGTCGCCATCGACCCGCCGACCGTGTCGATGCAGTTCTCCATCAATGACGGCCCGCTGGCCGGCAAGGAAGGCAAGCACGTCACGTCCCGCGCCATCCGCGACCGCCTGATGCGCGAGCTGAAGACGAACATCTCCATCACCGTGGAAGACACCGATACGTCCGGCGTCTTCAATGTCTCCGCCCGTGGCGCGATGCAGATCGCGGTGCTGGTCGAGCAGATGCGCCGCGAGGGCTTCGAAGTCCTCGTCTCCCGCCCGGTCGTGATCTTCCGCAAGGATGACAATGGCAAGATCCTCGAGCCCTTCGAGACCCTCTACGTCGAGGCTCCCGGCGACTACACCCAGGGCATCCTGAAGATCCTCATGAACCGCAAGGGCATGATGGAGCACATGGATACCGAGGCCAGCGGCCGCGTCTTCATCCAGGCATGCATCCCCACCCGTGGCCTCATCGGCTTCGAGACCGAGCTGGTCAACCTGACCTCCGGCCACGGCATCATGAGCCACCTCTTCAAGGAGTACGCCCCGCACGCCGGCGAAATCCAGAACCGCACGACCGGCACGCTGGTCTCGATGGATTCCGGTGCCGCCACGCCCTACTCGCTGCAGATGCTCGAGGAGCGCGGTGTGCTCTTCGTCGCTCCCGGCGATGCCGTCTATGAAGGCATGCTGGTGGGTGAAAACCCCCGCGTCGGCGACCTGCCGGTGAACCCGGTGAAGGAGAAGCACCTAGACAACATGCGCTCCTCCGGCAAGGACAAGACCTCGAAGCTCACCCCGGCCATCCGCTTCTCGCTCGAGCGCGCGATCGAATACATCGACGCCGACGAGCTCGTGGAAGCCACGCCGCAGAATATCCGCCTGCGCAAGCGCATCCTCGATGCGAATGCCCGCAAGCGCGCCGCCAAGGGCCTCAACTACGAGGACCGCAGCAACCGCGGCTGA
- a CDS encoding TetR/AcrR family transcriptional regulator → MKPSETPSPIGRPRAFDADVALDRALRVFWEKGYEGASMADLTEAMGINRPSLYAAFGNKEALFRKALIRYCEGPASYVALALEASTAREAAEKLLAGAVNLLSDPENPCGCLSIQSALACGDEATSVKQELVTVRCETLRSIEERFARAKEEGEFLASVDTKRLARYVSTVIQGLAVQAASRATGCELRGVAEQAMEAWPT, encoded by the coding sequence ATGAAACCCAGTGAGACCCCATCGCCCATCGGTCGCCCGCGCGCGTTCGACGCCGACGTGGCGCTGGACCGGGCGCTGCGTGTCTTTTGGGAAAAGGGCTACGAGGGGGCATCCATGGCCGACCTGACGGAAGCGATGGGCATCAACCGCCCCAGTCTCTACGCGGCCTTCGGGAACAAGGAGGCGCTCTTCCGGAAGGCACTGATCCGCTACTGCGAAGGCCCGGCCTCGTATGTGGCATTGGCGCTGGAAGCCTCGACGGCGCGGGAGGCGGCGGAAAAGCTGCTGGCGGGTGCGGTGAATCTTTTGAGCGATCCGGAGAATCCCTGCGGATGCCTTTCCATCCAGAGCGCGCTCGCCTGCGGTGACGAGGCGACGTCCGTGAAGCAGGAGCTGGTGACGGTGCGGTGCGAGACCCTGCGGTCGATCGAGGAGCGATTCGCGAGGGCGAAGGAGGAGGGGGAATTCCTTGCCAGCGTGGACACGAAGCGGCTGGCCCGCTACGTTTCCACGGTGATCCAGGGGCTGGCGGTGCAGGCCGCGAGCCGGGCGACCGGGTGCGAGCTGAGGGGCGTCGCCGAGCAGGCGATGGAGGCCTGGCCGACCTGA
- the trxA gene encoding thioredoxin, which produces MKTIELNSDTFDAALAGTDQPVLVDFWASWCGPCKMIGPVVDQIATEQEGKALVAKVDVDAHPELARRFGVKAIPTLIVFKNGEAVNVFRGVQDKAVLLAALAA; this is translated from the coding sequence ATGAAAACCATCGAACTCAACAGCGACACCTTCGATGCCGCGCTTGCCGGCACCGACCAGCCCGTGCTTGTGGACTTCTGGGCCTCATGGTGCGGCCCTTGTAAAATGATCGGCCCCGTGGTCGACCAGATCGCCACCGAGCAGGAAGGCAAGGCCCTCGTCGCCAAGGTGGACGTGGATGCCCACCCCGAGCTTGCCCGGCGCTTCGGCGTCAAGGCGATCCCCACCCTGATCGTCTTCAAGAACGGCGAGGCGGTGAATGTCTTCCGCGGCGTGCAGGACAAGGCGGTTCTTCTGGCCGCATTGGCCGCCTGA
- a CDS encoding MFS transporter — protein sequence MTDSSRGERSILPIILLSAAGFTVLTTEFVIVGLLPAMARDLGVSVSRAGLLVTLFAFTVAVVGPPLTASFSRFERKRLFVTTLLLFALSNLLAATAPNFGIMAFARFIPAVMLPVFWALASETAVAITGPERAGKAISMVSFGIVAATIFGIPIGTLVADAFGWRIAFASLAVLSLIKAALLFFVLPVIEGKKESAPVTSQLGILRDPIVSGHVLLSLLVFAGMFTAYTYLADILERLGGFDGTTVGWILMGFGGVGMIGNWLGGRLVDRSPLGASIAFSAPIALAMILLVPVVKSYAMLALVLAVWGIAQAALFTVSHVRVMKSASANAALGASLNISGANMGIGLGAIIGGRVIDGFGLQHVGWAAAGVIGLSIAAAFVLMTTRSPGVVAPCPEAE from the coding sequence ATGACGGATTCATCCCGGGGCGAACGCTCGATCCTGCCCATCATACTTCTCTCCGCCGCCGGGTTCACCGTGCTGACCACCGAGTTCGTGATCGTGGGCCTGCTGCCCGCGATGGCTCGCGATCTCGGGGTCAGCGTGTCTCGCGCGGGACTGCTGGTGACCTTGTTCGCCTTCACCGTGGCCGTGGTCGGACCGCCGCTCACGGCGTCGTTTTCGCGCTTCGAGAGGAAGCGGCTTTTCGTCACCACGCTGCTGCTGTTCGCGTTGTCGAACCTGCTCGCGGCGACCGCGCCGAACTTCGGCATCATGGCCTTCGCCCGCTTCATTCCTGCGGTGATGCTGCCCGTCTTCTGGGCGCTGGCCAGTGAAACGGCCGTCGCCATCACGGGTCCCGAACGCGCGGGGAAAGCGATCTCGATGGTGTCCTTCGGCATCGTGGCCGCGACCATTTTTGGCATTCCCATCGGCACCTTGGTCGCGGATGCCTTCGGCTGGCGTATTGCCTTTGCTTCACTGGCGGTGCTTTCCTTGATCAAGGCAGCCCTGCTTTTCTTCGTCCTTCCCGTGATCGAGGGGAAGAAAGAGTCCGCCCCGGTCACCTCGCAACTGGGCATCCTGCGGGATCCGATCGTCAGCGGCCATGTGTTGCTCTCGCTCCTCGTCTTCGCCGGGATGTTCACGGCCTACACCTACCTCGCCGATATCCTCGAGCGCCTCGGTGGCTTCGATGGCACCACGGTCGGCTGGATCCTGATGGGCTTCGGCGGCGTGGGAATGATCGGCAACTGGCTCGGCGGTCGCCTCGTGGACCGCAGCCCGCTCGGAGCCTCGATCGCCTTCAGCGCGCCGATTGCACTCGCGATGATCCTGCTGGTGCCTGTCGTGAAGTCTTACGCGATGCTCGCCCTGGTCCTCGCGGTCTGGGGCATCGCACAGGCGGCGCTCTTCACCGTGTCCCACGTCCGGGTCATGAAGTCCGCTTCCGCCAATGCAGCTCTCGGGGCGTCCCTCAATATCTCGGGCGCGAACATGGGCATCGGCCTCGGAGCGATCATCGGAGGGCGCGTGATCGATGGCTTTGGGCTCCAGCATGTGGGCTGGGCCGCGGCCGGCGTCATCGGCCTTTCCATCGCCGCCGCCTTCGTGCTGATGACGACGCGGTCGCCCGGCGTTGTTGCCCCCTGCCCCGAGGCCGAGTGA
- a CDS encoding leucine-rich repeat-containing protein kinase family protein has protein sequence MSSDTLTLLRAGQLAGATRLDLSCGLREFPREIFDLADSLEVLNLSGNRLADLPDDLPRLGKLRILFCSENDFSHVPSVIAECAGLSMVGFKSNSIARVEALPPSLRWLILTDNRIEALPASIGNCRPLQKLMLSGNRLAGLPEEMAACTNLELIRLAANRFESLPPWLLEMPSLAWLAFAGNPCAPSPEATGAATIPWADLRIDEKLGEGASGVIHAARRISDGRSVALKIFKGSITSDGLPDSERRASLAAGSHPGFIPVLGDLAGHPAGAAGLVIDRIGPEYRPLAGPPDFATCSRDVYAPGESFSLPVVGKIARGLASAGAALHAKGILHGDFYAHNVLRDADGHAMLGDFGAASFYPAGDARFEKIEVLAFGRLLGELLDHCDSESACLRRLQEHCLSVEPTLRPSFSEVLRKLAALV, from the coding sequence ATGTCTTCCGACACCCTCACCCTCCTCCGCGCTGGCCAGCTCGCCGGGGCCACGCGGCTCGATCTTTCCTGCGGGCTGAGGGAGTTCCCGCGGGAGATCTTCGACCTCGCGGACTCGCTGGAGGTGCTGAATCTCTCCGGGAATCGCCTCGCCGATCTCCCCGATGACCTGCCGCGGCTGGGGAAGCTCCGCATCCTCTTTTGCTCGGAGAATGACTTCAGTCACGTCCCGTCGGTCATCGCGGAGTGCGCGGGGCTTTCCATGGTCGGCTTCAAGTCGAACAGCATCGCGCGGGTGGAGGCGCTGCCGCCCTCGCTGCGGTGGCTGATCCTGACCGACAACCGGATCGAAGCGCTGCCCGCCTCGATTGGAAATTGCCGACCGCTCCAGAAGCTCATGCTTTCCGGCAACCGCCTCGCGGGCCTGCCGGAAGAAATGGCCGCCTGCACGAATCTGGAACTCATCCGGCTCGCGGCGAATCGCTTCGAGTCACTGCCGCCGTGGCTGCTGGAGATGCCGAGTCTCGCGTGGCTCGCCTTCGCGGGAAACCCGTGTGCGCCTTCGCCGGAGGCCACCGGGGCCGCCACGATTCCTTGGGCGGATCTCCGGATCGATGAAAAGCTTGGCGAGGGCGCGTCCGGGGTGATTCATGCGGCCCGGAGGATTTCCGATGGTCGCTCCGTTGCCCTGAAAATCTTCAAGGGCAGCATCACCAGCGACGGCCTGCCGGATAGCGAGCGCCGCGCCAGTCTCGCCGCCGGGAGCCATCCGGGCTTCATCCCGGTCCTCGGGGATCTGGCGGGGCATCCCGCGGGTGCGGCGGGATTGGTCATAGATCGCATTGGGCCGGAGTATCGTCCGCTTGCCGGGCCGCCCGACTTCGCCACTTGCAGTCGTGATGTCTATGCGCCCGGGGAATCGTTCAGCCTGCCCGTGGTGGGAAAGATCGCTCGCGGCCTCGCCTCCGCGGGGGCGGCACTGCATGCGAAGGGAATCCTCCACGGCGACTTCTACGCGCACAATGTCCTGCGGGATGCGGATGGCCACGCGATGCTGGGAGACTTCGGCGCGGCGTCGTTTTATCCGGCGGGCGATGCGAGGTTCGAGAAGATCGAGGTGCTGGCCTTCGGTCGCCTGCTCGGGGAATTGTTAGATCACTGCGATTCGGAATCCGCATGTCTGAGGAGGCTGCAGGAACACTGCCTCTCGGTGGAACCCACGCTGCGTCCGTCGTTTTCTGAAGTGCTCCGGAAACTGGCCGCGCTGGTGTAG